One Mercurialis annua linkage group LG3, ddMerAnnu1.2, whole genome shotgun sequence DNA window includes the following coding sequences:
- the LOC126672366 gene encoding uncharacterized protein LOC126672366 — protein MEEGLAEACAQLRLTEEEQTAVNLEDVVDEVVEERSEFYVVGRLLTKKPYSLNHMKNALASAWRLAKGFNMRDIGDNLFIYEFFSRVDRARILREGPWHFDKQLILMEPVKGNMQPNNLLLNGCLMWVRIYDLPLNCRGKAAVDKIGSKIGKVEERDDDNGGGWNRYSRIRIVLDTNKPLMRGMTAINPLGEKVWISFKYERIHNFCYWCGMLDHVEAQCEFKPEQTEVSEWPYGPILRATPRRRKLMGNRPQTGSGGRSWEAQSRTMVSNENAQNGVCRNLFGEDEGRDEDEETNAIDVQTLHGTVAVQEIHAGEVGAERVDGLVEVNVSLGQIDGRGKQGCGVSKKVSAKGSSSKKKTWSRNLNRKGEKGTTSGEAGVVSTKRNYSTIQESAELNNLFSKRVRDGLSDKFGNIEISAETAEQSCRTQ, from the coding sequence ATGGAGGAAGGGCTAGCGGAAGCGTGTGCCCAATTGCGTTTGACGGAGGAGGAACAAACTGCTGTCAACCTTGAAGATGTGGTTGACGAGGTGGTCGAGGAAAGGTCTGAATTTTATGTTGTGGGGAGATTGCTTACAAAGAAACCATATAGTTTAAATCATATGAAAAACGCTTTGGCCAGCGCTTGGCGTCTTGCGAAGGGTTTCAATATGAGAGATATTGGTGATAATTTATTCATCTATGAGTTTTTCTCTAGAGTTGATAGAGCGAGAATCCTTAGAGAAGGACCGTGGCACTTTGATAAACAACTAATTTTGATGGAACCAGTCAAAGGAAATATGCAACCAAATAATCTTCTATTAAATGGCTGTCTGATGTGGGTGAGAATATATGATTTGCCCCTTAACTGTCGTGGGAAAGCTGCAGTTGATAAAATTGGGTCAAAAATTGGCAAAGTGGAGGAACGGGATGATGATAATGGGGGTGGATGGAATCGATATAGCCGAATACGGATTGTTTTAGATACAAATAAACCCCTTATGCGAGGAATGACTGCCATCAATCCGTTAGGGGAgaaagtttggatttcatttAAATATGAGCGGATCCATAACTTCTGTTACTGGTGCGGAATGTTGGACCATGTAGAGGCTCAGTGTGAGTTTAAACCGGAGCAGACGGAAGTTTCTGAATGGCCATATGGCCCCATACTGCGGGCTACGCCCAGGAGGAGGAAATTGATGGGTAACAGACCACAAACGGGGTCAGGAGGCAGGAGTTGGGAGGCCCAATCAAGGACTATGGTATCAAATGAGAACGCTCAAAATGGGGTCTGTCGTAACCTATTTGGGGAAGATGAAGGGAGAGACGAAGATGAGGAAACCAACGCTATAGACGTGCAAACTCTGCATGGTACTGTAGCTGTCCAGGAAATCCATGCAGGAGAAGTGGGAGCTGAAAGGGTCGACGGTTTAGTGGAGGTTAACGTGAGTTTGGGGCAGATTGATGGTAGAGGAAAGCAAGGTTGTGGGGTTTCGAAGAAAGTTTCAGCTAAAGGGAGTAGCAGCAAGAAGAAAACATGGAGTAGAAACTTGAATAGGAAAGGAGAGAAGGGGACCACAAGTGGTGAGGCGGGGGTAGTTTCAACCAAACGGAATTACTCAACGATCCAGGAGAGTGCAGAGCTGAATAATCTTTTCTCAAAGAGGGTTAGAGATGGATTATCAGACAAGTTTGGAAACATCGAGATATCGGCGGAGACTGCGGAGCAGTCTTGCCGGACGCAATGA
- the LOC126674027 gene encoding chalcone isomerase-like protein 1, which produces MATLSPEAVVAKDQTSVEEKANGNGVEHKVSNGMNGENGANGVARDDEPAKENGENEEMMKMVGKEEDVQKKEEEVGVEVEAKSGVAFPVKLADGKHLISVGLRKKSMLGMGIKIYAFGMYTDNEKLKAVMKSKIGKAPAKATKEMYEAVIDSDLEMMVRLVIVFSNLTMNMVKRNFDEGLGAAIKKLNGGKKNDDLSNKVMGEASDNIKLTSGSVIEISHLPGYVLETKVKGEVVSKVESELLCRAYLHMYLGDDPFDKDAKEKFGMSLLSLF; this is translated from the exons ATGGCAACTCTTTCGCCTGAGGCTGTCGTCGCCAAGGATCAGACATCCGTCGAGGAGAAGGCGAATGGCAATGGCGTAGAACACAAGGTTTCTAATGGGATGAATGGTGAAAATGGAGCTAATGGGGTGGCTCGTGACGACGAGCCGGCTAAGGAGAATGGTGAAAATGAGGAGATGATGAAGATGGTTGGAAAAGAAGAAGATGtgcaaaagaaagaagaagaagtaggAGTTGAGGTTGAAGCTAAGAGTGGAGTTGCTTTTCCGGTTAAGTTGGCTGATGGGAAGCACCTTATAAGTGTTGGCTTGAGGAAGAAATCTATGCTTGGCATGGGAATCAAGATTTATGCCTTTG GGATGTACACAGACAATGAGAAGCTGAAAGCAGTGATGAAGTCAAAGATAGGGAAAGCTCCAGCAAAGGCAACAAAGGAAATGTATGAGGCAGTGATTGACAGTGATTTGGAGATGATGGTGCGCTTGGTCATTGTCTTTTCTAACCTCACCATGAACATGGTCAAGAGGAACTTTGATGAAGGTTTAGGAGCTGCCATTAAAAAACTTAATGGTGGAAAGAAGAATGATGACCTTTCTAACAA GGTGATGGGTGAAGCGTCGGATAACATAAAGCTAACAAGTGGATCGGTGATTGAGATTTCCCACCTTCCTGGCTATGTGCTCGAAACCAAAG TGAAGGGAGAAGTGGTTAGCAAAGTTGAGAGTGAGCTTCTGTGCAGGGCATACTTGCATATGTATCTTGGGGACGATCCTTTCGACAAAGATGCTAAAGAAAAATTCGGAATGTCTTTGCTTTCTCTTTTTTAG